A part of Marinomonas rhizomae genomic DNA contains:
- a CDS encoding TrkH family potassium uptake protein — MIRPLLIMRLLTMPCLWMSVVQFVFGELSFMFFKDDVGRAFALPALITFSIALVILLGFKKYPLPSVNSREAMLFATLTWLAVGVLGAIPIISITHISFTDGVFESISALTTTGATVLSGLDDMPPTFLMYRQFLQWMGGLGVVIFVVAILPMLNIGGMRLLKAETPGPIKDDKLSPRVSSTTHYLWMVYLAITGLCALSYYLAGMSAFDAIGHSFTTVSTGGFSTHDASMGYFNSPLILWICNLFMVLGAVNFALHYRIYIARSIKLYWQDEETRGFLKIIAFVALLLALFLFQTGSEDGLWVSITQSFFHVISFITSTGFAATDFGAWPAVTSIVLIFVGYIGGCAGSTAGGNKVIRNVISLKSISLELKRLVHPNGVFAMKFQGRTISADVRHSVMGFMCLAAMVTVLFTALLMMTGMSFMASLSATAACLNVLGPGFAELGNNFSPLSDTGTWLMSFAMILGRLEYFTVLVLFLPVMWRH, encoded by the coding sequence ATGATTCGCCCATTGTTGATTATGCGATTGCTGACTATGCCGTGTTTATGGATGAGCGTCGTGCAGTTTGTGTTTGGTGAATTGTCCTTTATGTTTTTTAAGGATGATGTTGGGCGTGCTTTTGCACTGCCTGCCTTGATTACGTTTAGCATCGCCTTAGTTATTTTACTGGGTTTTAAAAAGTACCCTTTACCTTCAGTGAATTCTCGTGAAGCCATGTTGTTTGCTACTTTAACGTGGTTGGCTGTTGGTGTGCTTGGTGCGATTCCTATTATTTCGATAACGCATATTTCTTTCACTGATGGGGTGTTCGAATCCATTAGTGCGTTGACTACCACAGGTGCAACTGTGTTATCAGGCCTAGATGACATGCCACCTACTTTTTTGATGTACCGTCAGTTTTTGCAATGGATGGGGGGGCTTGGTGTTGTGATCTTTGTGGTAGCCATTCTTCCAATGTTGAACATTGGTGGCATGCGCTTATTAAAAGCAGAAACACCAGGACCGATTAAAGACGATAAACTTTCTCCACGAGTATCCAGTACAACTCATTATCTATGGATGGTGTATTTGGCTATTACCGGTTTGTGTGCGCTGAGTTATTACCTTGCAGGTATGTCAGCGTTTGATGCCATAGGTCACAGTTTTACCACGGTATCGACTGGTGGGTTTTCAACCCATGATGCCAGTATGGGGTACTTTAACAGCCCGTTGATTTTGTGGATTTGTAATCTTTTTATGGTATTGGGGGCGGTGAATTTCGCGTTGCATTACCGTATTTATATTGCCCGTAGTATTAAGTTGTATTGGCAAGATGAAGAGACACGAGGTTTTTTGAAAATCATTGCTTTTGTGGCTTTATTATTGGCTTTGTTTCTTTTCCAAACGGGTTCAGAAGATGGACTTTGGGTTTCTATCACACAGTCTTTTTTCCATGTTATTTCTTTTATTACCAGTACGGGATTCGCAGCAACAGACTTTGGTGCTTGGCCTGCAGTAACATCAATTGTATTGATTTTTGTTGGTTATATTGGCGGTTGCGCAGGGTCGACAGCGGGTGGTAATAAAGTCATTCGGAATGTTATTTCTTTAAAATCTATTTCGTTGGAATTGAAACGTTTAGTACACCCAAATGGTGTTTTTGCGATGAAGTTTCAGGGACGAACTATCAGTGCCGATGTCCGCCATTCTGTGATGGGTTTTATGTGTCTTGCCGCTATGGTTACGGTTTTATTTACTGCCTTATTGATGATGACGGGGATGAGTTTTATGGCTTCTCTGAGTGCCACCGCAGCTTGCTTGAATGTGCTTGGACCAGGCTTTGCGGAACTTGGGAATAACTTTTCCCCGCTAAGTGATACAGGGACTTGGCTGATGAGCTTTGCGATGATCTTGGGGCGATTGGAGTACTTTACTGTGCTAGTGCTTTTCTTACCCGTGATGTGGCGTCATTAA
- a CDS encoding electron transfer flavoprotein subunit alpha/FixB family protein, which produces MTTLLIAEHNSSTLSSATLCGLTAAQAIGNDIHVLVVGKNVESVADEAASLAGVAKVLCANADVYEYALAEPMGDLVVHLAANYSHIIAPSNSESKDFMPRVSALLDVGQVSDICAVLSAEQFKRPIYAGNAIATVTALDATKVITVRASSFDKNIKQNDQKCPVETIDFVAESVLSSWQSDDITESTRPDLSSASRIVSGGRGVGSGENFALVEALADKLGAAVGASRAAVDAGFVSNDLQVGQTGKIVAPDLYMAFGISGAIQHLAGMKDSKVIVAVNKDEDAPIFQVADYGLVGDLFAVLPEMTSKL; this is translated from the coding sequence ATGACGACTTTATTAATTGCAGAACATAATTCGAGTACGCTTTCGTCTGCTACTTTATGCGGCTTGACGGCCGCTCAAGCCATTGGCAATGACATCCATGTGCTGGTGGTAGGTAAAAATGTTGAGTCCGTTGCCGATGAGGCGGCGAGCCTTGCTGGTGTTGCTAAGGTGTTGTGTGCCAATGCGGATGTTTATGAATACGCCTTGGCTGAGCCAATGGGGGATTTGGTCGTGCATTTAGCGGCAAACTATTCGCACATTATTGCGCCGTCCAATTCAGAGTCAAAAGACTTCATGCCTAGAGTATCGGCTCTATTGGATGTTGGGCAGGTGTCTGATATTTGCGCTGTGTTGAGTGCTGAGCAATTTAAACGCCCGATTTATGCTGGTAATGCGATTGCGACGGTAACGGCTTTGGATGCCACAAAAGTCATTACAGTACGGGCGTCTTCTTTTGATAAAAACATTAAACAGAATGATCAGAAGTGTCCTGTTGAAACGATCGATTTTGTGGCTGAGAGTGTTTTGTCTAGTTGGCAATCTGATGATATTACTGAGTCAACAAGACCAGATCTTTCCAGTGCGAGCCGCATTGTGTCAGGTGGTCGTGGAGTTGGCAGTGGCGAGAATTTTGCGTTGGTTGAGGCGTTGGCCGACAAACTAGGGGCAGCGGTCGGTGCCTCTCGTGCGGCAGTGGATGCGGGTTTTGTATCGAATGATTTACAAGTTGGCCAGACGGGTAAAATCGTCGCGCCCGATTTGTACATGGCTTTTGGGATCTCTGGTGCTATTCAGCATTTAGCAGGTATGAAAGACTCCAAAGTGATTGTGGCGGTAAACAAAGACGAAGACGCACCTATCTTTCAAGTGGCGGATTATGGCTTGGTAGGTGATCTTTTTGCTGTGCTTCCAGAAATGACAAGTAAGCTATAG
- a CDS encoding electron transfer flavoprotein subunit beta/FixA family protein produces MKILVGVKRVIDYNVKVRVKADQSNVDLTNVKMAMNPFCEIAVEEAVRLKEAGVASEVIVMSVGTTQSQEQLRNALALGADRAIWVEAESDIEPLNVAKAFAAVVEKEQPGLVILGKQSIDSDNNQMGQMLAALIKCPQGTFASRLVIDGDKALVTREIDGGLRTVVLTLPAIVTTDLRLNEPRYAKLPDIMKAKRKPLDTLSLADLGVTPKAHYRLDKVEAPSTRSAGIKVASVDELISKLKDEAKVI; encoded by the coding sequence ATGAAAATTTTAGTAGGTGTTAAACGCGTCATTGATTACAACGTTAAGGTTCGTGTTAAAGCAGATCAAAGCAATGTGGATTTAACCAATGTCAAAATGGCAATGAATCCATTTTGCGAAATCGCTGTTGAAGAAGCGGTTCGCCTGAAAGAAGCTGGCGTGGCATCTGAAGTGATCGTTATGAGCGTTGGAACGACGCAAAGCCAAGAGCAACTTCGTAATGCCCTGGCGTTAGGCGCTGACCGTGCCATTTGGGTTGAAGCTGAAAGCGACATTGAGCCTTTAAATGTCGCCAAAGCCTTTGCCGCAGTCGTTGAAAAAGAGCAACCTGGATTGGTGATTCTTGGCAAGCAGTCGATTGATTCTGATAACAATCAAATGGGACAGATGTTAGCTGCCTTGATTAAATGTCCACAGGGAACCTTTGCTTCTAGGCTTGTTATCGACGGCGATAAAGCGCTTGTTACTCGTGAAATCGATGGCGGGCTACGTACTGTTGTCCTGACATTGCCTGCGATTGTAACGACGGATCTACGTCTTAATGAACCTCGCTATGCCAAATTACCCGATATTATGAAGGCTAAACGTAAACCACTCGATACCTTATCCTTGGCAGACTTGGGCGTAACGCCAAAGGCTCATTACCGATTAGATAAAGTGGAAGCGCCTTCAACTCGTAGTGCGGGCATTAAAGTGGCGTCGGTGGATGAATTGATCAGTAAATTGAAAGATGAAGCGAAGGTGATCTAA
- a CDS encoding acyl-CoA thioesterase, whose amino-acid sequence MFNNERQVQIEWGDCDPADIVFYPRYFAYFDASTGALFEAMGVSLRYIRDVLKTVGFPMVDTRSQFFKPSKYGDKVTIKSEFTEVGRASFGIRHQLFNDGDLAVECTEKRVWACLNAEGDLKAKTIPDDIRAKMLSHG is encoded by the coding sequence ATGTTTAACAATGAACGCCAAGTACAAATTGAGTGGGGTGACTGCGATCCCGCCGATATTGTTTTTTACCCGCGTTATTTTGCCTATTTTGACGCGTCAACGGGGGCTTTATTTGAGGCAATGGGCGTTTCGCTTAGATATATTCGCGATGTATTAAAGACCGTTGGTTTTCCAATGGTTGATACGCGCTCTCAATTTTTTAAACCTTCTAAGTATGGTGACAAGGTTACTATTAAAAGTGAGTTTACTGAGGTTGGTCGTGCCAGCTTTGGGATTCGTCATCAGCTTTTTAATGATGGTGACTTAGCGGTCGAATGCACGGAAAAACGTGTCTGGGCCTGTCTAAATGCAGAAGGTGATCTTAAAGCTAAGACAATTCCAGATGACATTCGAGCAAAAATGTTGAGTCATGGTTAA
- a CDS encoding feruloyl-CoA synthase → MNGEFHPIKVVAHPIDIENRDGGVQIINSQKALDEYARCWTDQLEYWADKTPDRIFVAQRDEQGDWQEVTYSQAVARVRKIASWLITQPVSAERPIVFLCGNSVEHLMLALAGMYVGVAHSPLSPAYSLIATDYSKLQGIVDILTPGMIVVDELAPYEKAIKAVCQDTEIPVVVIKGDTKAQQIDNPIVAFQSFWDFPESALIDEMNEQVNGDTIAKVLFTSGTTGMPKGVINTQRMICANQVMIHQVMQFLQDQPPIMVDWLPWNHTFGGNHNIGIALYNGGSLYLDDGKPTEKLFAKTLQNLAEISPTVYFNVPKGFELLVKNLKADSELAEKFFARLQFTFFAAAGLAQHIWDDLDALAIQYTGKKIPMVTGLGCTETAPSATFASVEESTSGVIGVPAPGVSIKLVPNEGKLEARVKAETVMPGYWRQPELTAKAFDEEGYYCLGDAIAYLDENEPQRGFRFDGRVSEDFKLDSGTWVSAGTLRAKFISAFAPFVQDVVLCGTNRGYISALIFPDWAHCQAILPHDLVETNEQVIAHSAVRDAFQQKLRDFAKNSTGSSTVVQRILLQAVPPSIDANEITDKGSLNQRAVQAHREDQIELLYQEPLSDLVISL, encoded by the coding sequence ATGAACGGTGAATTTCATCCAATAAAAGTTGTAGCGCATCCTATCGACATTGAAAATCGCGACGGCGGAGTGCAAATCATCAATAGCCAAAAAGCGCTCGATGAGTATGCTCGTTGCTGGACAGATCAGCTTGAATACTGGGCTGATAAAACCCCCGATCGAATATTTGTTGCGCAGCGTGATGAGCAAGGTGACTGGCAGGAAGTTACCTACTCACAAGCGGTAGCCCGAGTACGAAAAATAGCATCTTGGTTAATCACTCAGCCAGTTTCTGCTGAGCGTCCCATCGTTTTTTTATGTGGCAACAGCGTTGAGCATTTGATGCTTGCTTTGGCTGGTATGTATGTGGGTGTGGCTCATTCTCCTTTGTCGCCTGCTTATTCTCTTATCGCGACGGATTATTCTAAGCTGCAAGGTATTGTGGATATTTTGACACCCGGCATGATTGTGGTGGATGAGTTGGCACCTTATGAAAAGGCAATTAAAGCGGTTTGCCAAGATACGGAAATTCCCGTAGTGGTGATCAAAGGGGATACCAAGGCACAACAAATTGACAATCCAATTGTGGCTTTTCAATCCTTTTGGGACTTTCCTGAGTCGGCTTTGATTGATGAAATGAACGAGCAAGTGAATGGCGATACGATTGCCAAAGTGCTTTTCACCTCTGGTACCACAGGTATGCCAAAAGGCGTTATCAATACTCAGCGTATGATTTGCGCCAATCAGGTGATGATTCATCAAGTAATGCAGTTCTTGCAAGATCAGCCGCCTATTATGGTTGATTGGCTACCTTGGAACCATACTTTTGGCGGTAACCATAATATTGGTATCGCTTTGTATAACGGCGGTAGTTTGTATCTTGATGATGGCAAGCCAACTGAAAAACTGTTCGCTAAGACATTGCAGAATTTGGCGGAGATATCTCCAACCGTGTATTTCAATGTGCCAAAAGGTTTTGAGTTATTAGTGAAAAATTTGAAAGCGGACAGTGAGTTAGCTGAGAAGTTTTTTGCGCGCTTACAGTTTACCTTCTTTGCCGCTGCAGGTTTGGCTCAGCATATTTGGGATGATTTGGATGCGCTGGCGATTCAATATACTGGCAAGAAAATCCCTATGGTCACTGGGCTAGGCTGTACCGAAACAGCGCCGTCAGCGACGTTTGCTTCTGTTGAAGAATCAACTTCTGGTGTTATTGGTGTTCCTGCGCCAGGTGTGTCTATCAAGCTTGTTCCAAACGAAGGTAAGTTAGAAGCGCGTGTGAAAGCTGAAACTGTGATGCCGGGTTACTGGCGTCAACCAGAATTGACCGCAAAAGCGTTTGATGAAGAAGGCTATTATTGCTTAGGCGATGCGATAGCATATCTTGATGAAAATGAACCGCAGCGAGGCTTCCGTTTTGACGGGCGTGTATCGGAAGACTTTAAACTCGATAGTGGTACTTGGGTCAGTGCAGGTACATTGCGTGCTAAATTTATCAGTGCCTTTGCGCCATTTGTACAAGATGTTGTGTTATGTGGTACGAACCGTGGCTATATCAGTGCATTGATCTTTCCTGATTGGGCTCATTGTCAGGCGATTCTTCCTCATGATTTGGTGGAGACGAACGAGCAAGTTATTGCACACTCAGCAGTACGTGATGCTTTTCAGCAGAAGTTAAGAGATTTTGCTAAAAACAGCACCGGTAGTTCGACTGTGGTTCAACGTATTTTGTTGCAAGCTGTGCCACCGAGTATTGATGCAAATGAAATTACTGATAAAGGTTCGTTGAATCAGCGTGCGGTGCAAGCTCATCGAGAAGACCAAATTGAGCTTTTGTATCAAGAGCCTCTTTCTGATTTGGTTATCAGTTTATAA
- a CDS encoding acyl-CoA dehydrogenase codes for MNYQAPYKDMQLLVAQAYQQQGLAGVESLDGFDPELANAVMEEAAKFATGVLAPLNQVGDVQGCRFRDGKVITADGWKEAYQQFAESGWIGLALPEEFGGQGLPKYIAQPVNEMWLSANLAFVMFQALAQGGSEILLNFANESIQNRYLPKIVSGEWTVAMALTEPNAGSDLGALNTKAIQQADGTYKIKGQKIYITYGDHDLTDNIAHLVLARTPDAPAGSRGISLFIVPKHRVADDGALGEFNDVRCTGIEHKMGLHGSPTCSISYGDQDDCIGELVGELNQGLMAMFVLMNEARLSCGLQGVALGELGYQRALEYAQERTQGANSQGEKVAIVEHADVKRMLLEIRSETFALRAVGYQIAAQIDATEVTDDPLKKDRVALLTPIFKAFATERANVMAGQVVQVFGGMGFVEETGVAQIMRDARVTTIYEGTTGIQARDLMFRKVRGDQGKALTELLAEVTQLAQSFESDEVFASMAQDSQQVINKMTSLLHSHLLNPDMDHEDLLAVSVPFLEAMGILCCTWQLLNVLAYQQAQENTDESYVQNIKALSVFYGAYRLPSAMAALKVVENAGLGLGKYKF; via the coding sequence ATGAACTATCAAGCTCCTTACAAAGATATGCAGTTGCTGGTGGCACAAGCCTATCAACAGCAAGGTCTGGCTGGCGTTGAATCGTTAGACGGTTTCGACCCTGAATTGGCCAATGCGGTAATGGAAGAAGCGGCTAAGTTCGCTACTGGTGTGCTTGCTCCACTGAACCAAGTTGGTGATGTGCAAGGTTGTCGCTTTCGAGACGGGAAAGTGATTACAGCTGATGGCTGGAAAGAGGCGTATCAGCAATTTGCCGAATCTGGCTGGATTGGTTTGGCATTGCCTGAGGAGTTTGGTGGTCAAGGTCTGCCAAAATACATTGCCCAGCCTGTAAACGAAATGTGGCTGTCAGCGAATTTGGCCTTTGTGATGTTTCAAGCTTTGGCGCAAGGTGGTTCAGAAATTCTTTTAAATTTTGCCAATGAATCGATTCAAAATCGTTATTTACCAAAGATTGTTAGCGGTGAATGGACCGTGGCGATGGCGCTAACTGAGCCTAATGCAGGATCGGATTTAGGCGCACTGAATACTAAGGCGATTCAACAAGCTGACGGCACTTATAAAATTAAAGGCCAGAAAATCTACATTACTTACGGTGATCATGATCTTACCGACAATATTGCCCATTTGGTTTTGGCTAGAACACCAGATGCACCAGCAGGCAGTCGCGGTATTTCGCTATTTATCGTACCTAAACATCGTGTTGCTGATGATGGTGCATTAGGAGAGTTTAACGATGTTCGCTGTACCGGTATTGAACACAAAATGGGACTTCATGGTAGCCCAACGTGCTCTATTAGTTACGGTGATCAAGATGACTGTATTGGTGAATTAGTCGGTGAGTTGAATCAAGGCCTAATGGCGATGTTCGTCTTGATGAACGAGGCTCGATTAAGTTGTGGCCTGCAAGGTGTGGCGTTAGGTGAATTAGGATACCAGCGTGCATTGGAATATGCCCAAGAAAGAACTCAGGGTGCCAATAGCCAAGGTGAAAAAGTGGCCATTGTTGAACATGCTGATGTAAAACGGATGTTGTTAGAAATACGTTCGGAAACCTTTGCGCTGCGTGCCGTGGGTTATCAGATTGCGGCGCAAATTGATGCGACTGAAGTGACAGATGATCCGCTGAAAAAAGACCGAGTGGCTTTGCTAACGCCGATCTTTAAAGCCTTTGCAACCGAACGTGCGAATGTCATGGCGGGTCAAGTGGTTCAGGTATTTGGTGGTATGGGCTTTGTAGAAGAAACTGGTGTGGCGCAAATTATGCGTGATGCTCGAGTGACGACGATTTATGAAGGCACCACTGGTATTCAAGCCCGTGACTTGATGTTTAGAAAAGTGCGCGGCGATCAGGGTAAAGCCTTAACTGAGTTATTAGCAGAAGTAACTCAGTTGGCTCAGTCTTTTGAGTCCGACGAGGTATTTGCCTCTATGGCGCAAGACTCTCAGCAAGTGATTAATAAGATGACGTCGTTACTGCATTCACATTTGCTGAATCCTGATATGGACCATGAAGATTTACTGGCTGTGTCTGTGCCCTTCTTGGAAGCCATGGGGATCTTATGTTGCACATGGCAGTTATTGAATGTGTTGGCTTATCAGCAAGCGCAAGAAAATACGGATGAGTCTTACGTGCAGAATATTAAGGCGCTATCCGTATTTTACGGTGCTTATCGTTTGCCGTCTGCCATGGCGGCATTGAAGGTCGTTGAAAACGCTGGGTTAGGTCTTGGCAAATATAAATTTTGA
- a CDS encoding 3-hydroxyacyl-CoA dehydrogenase — MQIQDKHFVVTGSASGIGEAVARRLHGLGAKVTLADVNEEGLARVKSDLGERVQGCVTDIVDENSVQSAINQAVEAFGPISGLVNCAGIPGAERIVGREGPHRLASFQRAVSVNLIGTFNMIRLVADKMQHNEQEANLERGVIINTASVAAFDGQIGQAGYAASKGGVCAMTLPIARELARFGIRVMTIAPGLFKTPMMDVLPEEVQKSLGESVPFPPRLGEPDEYASLAQHIIENGMLNGEVIRLDGAIRMAAK, encoded by the coding sequence ATGCAAATTCAAGATAAACATTTTGTGGTGACAGGTTCAGCTTCGGGGATTGGCGAGGCGGTTGCCCGTCGTCTACATGGTTTAGGAGCAAAAGTGACCCTAGCCGATGTGAATGAAGAAGGTTTAGCACGCGTTAAATCTGATTTAGGTGAGCGCGTACAAGGTTGCGTGACAGACATCGTTGATGAGAATTCGGTACAAAGTGCGATTAATCAAGCCGTTGAAGCCTTTGGTCCTATTAGTGGTTTAGTGAACTGCGCAGGTATTCCAGGCGCAGAGCGTATTGTCGGTCGTGAAGGGCCACATCGCTTGGCATCATTTCAACGTGCGGTATCGGTTAACTTAATTGGTACTTTTAATATGATTCGTTTGGTTGCTGACAAAATGCAGCATAACGAGCAAGAAGCCAATTTAGAGCGCGGCGTAATTATTAATACAGCGTCTGTAGCGGCGTTTGATGGTCAGATCGGGCAAGCAGGTTATGCCGCTTCCAAAGGTGGTGTGTGCGCCATGACTTTGCCAATTGCTCGTGAATTAGCACGCTTTGGTATTCGAGTGATGACCATTGCTCCGGGATTATTTAAAACGCCAATGATGGATGTTTTGCCGGAAGAAGTGCAAAAATCTTTGGGTGAATCTGTGCCATTTCCACCGCGTCTTGGTGAGCCTGATGAATACGCGTCTTTGGCACAACACATCATCGAAAATGGCATGCTGAATGGCGAAGTGATTCGTCTTGACGGTGCGATTCGTATGGCTGCGAAGTAA
- a CDS encoding crotonase/enoyl-CoA hydratase family protein, which translates to MTYQFINYSVENGVAHLQLNRPEKKNAINDSLCLEIEHVFLNLTDDVNVIVFSGSGPEFCSGLDLQEHKAREPFEVVKHSNMWHRVFGHISDSGIPVVAAMHGAVIGGGLELAICAHVRVSEENTFYRLPEGKHGIFVGGGASVNVSNVIGASRMTEMMLTGRDVRAEEGLRIGLAHYVVGNGEALAKAFEIAEGIGKNSKYSNWAMTTGLSRISNMSAQDGLYTESLICGITQTSDEVKARIDAFLNRKKS; encoded by the coding sequence ATGACTTATCAATTTATTAACTATTCCGTAGAAAATGGCGTGGCGCATTTGCAGCTTAATCGCCCAGAAAAGAAAAATGCCATCAATGACAGCTTATGTCTTGAGATTGAACACGTGTTTTTGAATTTAACCGATGACGTTAATGTCATTGTGTTTTCAGGTAGCGGCCCGGAGTTTTGCTCTGGTCTGGATTTGCAAGAGCACAAAGCCCGTGAGCCATTTGAAGTGGTGAAGCACTCTAATATGTGGCATCGCGTGTTTGGTCATATTAGTGATTCAGGCATTCCTGTCGTGGCTGCTATGCATGGCGCGGTGATTGGCGGTGGTTTGGAATTGGCTATTTGTGCCCATGTTCGCGTCAGTGAAGAAAATACCTTTTACCGTCTGCCTGAGGGCAAACATGGCATCTTTGTTGGCGGTGGCGCATCGGTAAATGTATCCAATGTGATTGGTGCCAGCCGCATGACAGAAATGATGCTGACGGGGCGTGATGTAAGAGCCGAAGAAGGTTTGCGTATTGGCTTGGCACATTATGTTGTTGGCAATGGTGAAGCCTTGGCAAAAGCCTTTGAAATCGCAGAAGGCATCGGCAAAAACTCGAAATACTCCAACTGGGCCATGACCACAGGTCTGAGCCGTATTAGCAATATGTCGGCACAAGATGGTCTGTACACTGAATCATTGATTTGTGGCATTACGCAAACCAGCGATGAAGTAAAAGCACGTATTGATGCGTTTTTGAATCGTAAAAAAAGCTAA
- a CDS encoding thiolase family protein produces MSIKNVEIPYGAYWSTPFTKWQGSLQHLHSMKFAAHVAKAELAKRNIDPKVFDSGVLGMTVNQYQSFNGAPWPLYDIGAVNTAGHAVNQVCATSARGLFAAASEIVCGMANISLLMTADRCSNGPHIYYPNAKGPAGASEDQVTYNMMNDCVGGHSMMQTGENVAKRFDITREELDLVTYRRYEQYQDALKDDQAFQKRYMTLPLSVPTANFKKEDTVITGDEGVFPTTLEGLQKLKPIQEGGVITFGNQTHPADGNASAILCRSEEVASLTSRPEIKVEVLGFGQARDDLAYMPAAPIEAAKRALAVAGVDIKQVKAIKTHNPFAVNDVAFAKAMDVDVMTMNNYGCSLIWGHPQGPTGMRAIIELIEELVINGGGYGLFTGCAAGDTGMAVVIKVSDR; encoded by the coding sequence ATGTCTATCAAGAATGTAGAAATTCCTTACGGCGCTTACTGGAGTACACCGTTTACCAAATGGCAAGGTTCACTTCAGCATCTGCACTCGATGAAATTCGCTGCGCACGTAGCGAAAGCTGAATTGGCAAAACGCAACATTGATCCAAAGGTGTTCGATTCAGGCGTATTGGGCATGACGGTTAATCAGTATCAATCTTTTAACGGCGCACCTTGGCCTTTGTATGATATTGGTGCGGTAAATACAGCAGGTCATGCGGTTAACCAAGTGTGCGCGACCAGTGCCCGTGGTTTGTTTGCAGCAGCATCAGAAATCGTCTGTGGCATGGCGAATATCTCTCTCTTGATGACGGCAGATCGCTGTTCAAATGGCCCGCATATTTATTACCCAAATGCGAAAGGTCCAGCTGGAGCATCTGAAGACCAAGTAACTTATAACATGATGAACGATTGTGTTGGCGGCCATTCGATGATGCAAACGGGTGAAAACGTTGCCAAACGTTTTGATATTACTCGTGAAGAATTGGATTTAGTAACTTATAGACGTTATGAACAATATCAAGATGCTTTGAAAGACGATCAAGCTTTTCAAAAGCGTTATATGACGCTGCCTTTGTCTGTGCCAACGGCTAACTTCAAAAAAGAAGACACGGTAATTACTGGCGATGAAGGGGTTTTCCCAACGACGCTGGAGGGCTTGCAAAAACTAAAACCCATTCAAGAAGGTGGCGTGATTACCTTTGGTAACCAAACGCATCCTGCTGATGGTAATGCCTCTGCGATTCTTTGTCGTTCTGAAGAGGTTGCTTCACTCACTTCTCGCCCTGAAATTAAAGTAGAAGTGCTAGGTTTTGGCCAAGCCCGAGATGATCTTGCTTACATGCCAGCGGCGCCAATAGAAGCGGCAAAACGCGCTCTAGCTGTAGCGGGAGTCGATATTAAACAAGTCAAAGCGATCAAAACACACAATCCATTTGCTGTGAACGATGTGGCTTTTGCCAAAGCCATGGATGTTGATGTGATGACGATGAATAACTACGGCTGCTCATTGATTTGGGGACACCCTCAAGGGCCAACTGGCATGCGCGCCATTATTGAGCTTATTGAAGAATTGGTCATCAACGGCGGCGGTTACGGTTTATTCACGGGTTGTGCTGCTGGAGACACTGGCATGGCCGTGGTGATTAAGGTTTCTGACCGATAA